The Kaustia mangrovi genome has a segment encoding these proteins:
- a CDS encoding DUF4168 domain-containing protein — protein sequence MTISMRRSIATAALGAFALLAAPVVAAHAQQSNGQTPPAATQLDPGTVKAFAEASLKVEELNKKWAPRLAEAEGQDQVQALREEATTEMTQAVQSSGLSVEDYNKIYRAAQQDQALASRIQELRQNAN from the coding sequence ATGACGATCTCGATGCGCCGCTCCATTGCGACAGCGGCCCTTGGTGCTTTCGCCCTCTTGGCCGCCCCGGTCGTGGCCGCCCACGCCCAGCAGAGCAACGGGCAGACCCCGCCGGCCGCCACCCAGCTCGACCCGGGCACGGTCAAGGCCTTCGCGGAGGCCTCGCTCAAGGTCGAGGAGCTCAACAAGAAGTGGGCCCCGCGCCTGGCGGAGGCCGAGGGCCAGGACCAGGTGCAGGCGCTGCGCGAGGAGGCCACCACGGAGATGACCCAGGCCGTGCAGTCCTCGGGCCTCAGCGTGGAGGACTACAACAAGATCTATCGCGCGGCCCAGCAGGACCAGGCGCTGGCGAGCCGCATCCAGGAGCTGCGCCAGAACGCGAACTGA
- a CDS encoding sigma-70 family RNA polymerase sigma factor codes for MDDLRWTIARQMPHLRRYAIALTRNRDEADDLVQDCLERALRKRHLWRRRGNIRSWLFRILYRTHIDHKRRRRPTTVPASSEVIDHVDAQAPDQEPRLECRNIAEALDRLPHDQRAVILLVALEGMSYDEVADVMGIPIGTVRSRLSRGRESLRQLRASETARPRLRSVK; via the coding sequence GTGGACGACCTGAGATGGACGATCGCACGCCAGATGCCGCATCTGCGACGCTACGCCATCGCGCTCACGCGCAATCGCGACGAGGCGGACGATCTCGTTCAGGACTGCCTGGAGCGGGCGCTGCGCAAGCGGCATCTGTGGCGGCGGCGCGGCAATATCAGGAGCTGGCTGTTCCGCATCCTCTACCGCACGCATATCGACCACAAGCGGCGGCGCAGGCCGACAACCGTTCCCGCCAGCAGCGAGGTGATCGACCATGTCGACGCACAGGCGCCCGACCAGGAGCCCCGGCTTGAATGCCGCAATATCGCGGAGGCGCTCGACCGCCTGCCGCACGACCAGCGCGCGGTCATCCTTCTCGTCGCGCTGGAGGGGATGTCCTACGACGAGGTCGCCGATGTCATGGGAATACCGATCGGGACGGTGCGGTCCCGGTTGTCGCGGGGCCGCGAGAGTCTGAGACAGCTTCGCGCCAGCGAAACGGCCCGGCCCCGGCTGAGGAGTGTGAAATGA
- a CDS encoding anti-sigma factor family protein: MSKDTEPIGERDLMAYADGFLDADPARKAAVERHLEHDACARAHVAEIAAQNEEIRAFYGRALAEPVPERVQAALSGMPAARSRATLRAASVAALTVIAAGGGWMFGHSDGGVGDWTPDRFVTSAALHHGEAETRNAMATGAGIEPMGKPLAWLNQRISLEIAAPDLSVEGFTLVDKEKIGADSDPTVRLVYRADDDTTLNLFLRPRWEERGDHIARTEANGVTVHYWLDGPLAVALTTDAAGEDADRLAAAVHRSVKRTRLVEQPPATALDSASPRAMPMAVGSDGLAPLPAGSVAADAPDRQLN, translated from the coding sequence ATGAGCAAGGACACCGAACCGATCGGCGAACGCGATCTCATGGCCTATGCGGACGGTTTTCTGGACGCCGACCCCGCGCGCAAGGCCGCCGTCGAGCGCCATCTGGAACACGATGCCTGCGCGCGCGCCCATGTCGCCGAGATCGCGGCGCAGAACGAGGAGATCCGCGCCTTCTACGGGCGCGCGCTCGCCGAGCCCGTGCCCGAACGGGTTCAGGCCGCGCTGTCCGGCATGCCCGCCGCCCGCAGCCGCGCCACGCTCAGGGCGGCCTCGGTCGCGGCGCTGACCGTCATTGCGGCGGGCGGCGGCTGGATGTTCGGGCACTCCGACGGCGGTGTCGGCGACTGGACCCCCGACCGCTTCGTGACCAGCGCCGCGCTCCACCATGGCGAGGCGGAGACCCGGAACGCGATGGCGACGGGTGCCGGCATCGAGCCCATGGGCAAGCCGCTCGCCTGGCTCAACCAGAGGATATCGCTGGAGATCGCGGCCCCCGATCTCTCCGTGGAGGGCTTCACGCTCGTCGACAAGGAGAAGATCGGGGCGGACAGCGATCCGACCGTGCGGCTGGTCTACCGCGCCGACGACGACACCACGCTGAACCTCTTCCTGAGGCCGCGCTGGGAGGAACGGGGCGACCATATCGCACGGACGGAAGCCAATGGCGTGACCGTCCATTACTGGCTCGACGGCCCCCTCGCCGTCGCGCTCACCACCGATGCGGCCGGCGAGGATGCCGACCGGCTGGCCGCGGCGGTCCACCGCTCCGTGAAGCGCACGAGGCTCGTGGAACAACCGCCCGCGACGGCGCTGGACTCGGCCAGCCCCCGTGCCATGCCGATGGCCGTCGGAAGCGACGGCCTCGCACCGCTGCCGGCCGGCAGCGTCGCCGCCGACGCGCCGGATCGCCAGCTCAACTGA
- a CDS encoding pentapeptide repeat-containing protein, translating into MALRYCLPIVLALLLTTAHAQADCKSAPGPGLDWSGCLKEKLMLDDAELMDSDLSGAFLSGTSFADARMKGAKLIKAELSRASFKGADLEGADLSKAIGGRIDFSGANLAGANLEKAEFHRSIFAGANLAGANMSRSEFSRATFDGADLTGVNLHHSNISRASFKDATLAGVNMKGAYMYRAEIAGTDLSAVEGLSGDQIEIACGDDATVLPDGLDHPADWPCTAD; encoded by the coding sequence ATGGCATTGCGATATTGTCTGCCAATCGTTTTGGCGCTGCTCCTGACCACCGCTCACGCACAGGCCGACTGCAAGAGCGCTCCCGGGCCGGGGCTCGACTGGTCGGGCTGCCTGAAGGAAAAGCTGATGCTCGACGACGCCGAGCTCATGGACAGCGACCTGTCCGGGGCATTCCTGTCGGGCACGAGTTTCGCGGATGCCCGAATGAAGGGCGCGAAGCTGATCAAGGCGGAACTCAGCCGCGCCTCCTTCAAGGGGGCCGACCTCGAAGGGGCGGACCTGTCGAAGGCGATCGGCGGGCGCATCGACTTTTCCGGCGCGAACCTCGCCGGGGCCAATCTCGAAAAGGCGGAATTCCACCGGTCGATCTTCGCCGGGGCGAATCTCGCCGGCGCGAACATGTCGAGAAGCGAATTCTCCCGCGCCACATTCGACGGCGCGGACCTCACCGGCGTGAACCTGCACCATTCCAACATCTCGCGGGCGAGCTTCAAGGACGCCACCCTTGCGGGCGTCAACATGAAGGGCGCGTACATGTACCGCGCCGAAATCGCCGGGACCGACCTGAGCGCGGTGGAAGGGCTCAGCGGCGACCAGATCGAGATCGCCTGCGGCGACGACGCAACGGTGCTGCCCGACGGGCTGGACCATCCCGCCGACTGGCCCTGCACGGCGGACTGA
- a CDS encoding GlxA family transcriptional regulator, whose protein sequence is MQSRFPRTEAAGAPAPKLRFGIVLMPRFTLSALSGFIDPIRLAADDADRSHPRRFSWTFMTPRGASVQSSCGLSVVPTRPLTSPAEFDYIVVVGGVLGEPGEYDRAVSDYLRRAADAERPVVGLCTGVFAMAEAGLLKGATCCLSWFHADEFRERYDDVEVDTASLYQIHGPRITCAGGVGAAHLALALLDLHAESALAEKSARILFLQRAPSREHLQPAHLRFRHARSAVVRQSLRLIEERLGGTVRIEEVASAVGLSRRSLERRFLAELSLSPHQVIQTLRLDRAAAMIAGTDMALIDVALDCGYANYGHFVKVFQARFAMPPSVYRRTAAERAPLALA, encoded by the coding sequence ATGCAGAGCCGGTTCCCCAGGACTGAGGCGGCGGGCGCGCCCGCGCCGAAGCTCCGGTTCGGCATCGTTTTGATGCCGCGCTTCACCCTGTCCGCGCTCAGCGGCTTCATCGATCCGATCCGCCTGGCCGCCGACGATGCGGACCGGAGCCATCCACGCCGGTTCTCCTGGACCTTCATGACACCGCGCGGCGCCAGCGTGCAGTCGAGCTGCGGCCTGTCGGTGGTGCCGACGCGCCCGCTGACCTCGCCCGCGGAGTTCGACTATATCGTCGTGGTGGGCGGGGTGCTGGGCGAACCCGGCGAATACGACCGCGCGGTGAGCGACTATCTGCGCCGGGCGGCCGATGCCGAGCGCCCGGTGGTCGGGCTGTGCACCGGTGTCTTCGCCATGGCGGAGGCGGGGCTGCTGAAGGGGGCGACCTGCTGCCTGAGCTGGTTCCATGCCGACGAGTTCCGCGAGCGCTACGACGATGTGGAGGTCGACACGGCGAGCCTCTACCAGATCCACGGCCCCCGCATCACCTGCGCGGGCGGTGTCGGCGCGGCGCATCTCGCGCTCGCCCTGCTCGATCTCCATGCCGAATCGGCGCTTGCGGAGAAGAGCGCCCGCATCCTGTTCCTCCAGCGGGCGCCGTCGCGCGAGCATCTGCAGCCGGCCCATCTGCGGTTCCGCCATGCCCGCAGCGCGGTGGTTCGCCAATCGCTCCGCCTGATCGAGGAACGGCTCGGCGGAACCGTGCGGATCGAGGAGGTCGCCTCGGCCGTCGGCCTGTCGCGGCGCAGCCTGGAGCGCCGCTTCCTGGCCGAACTCTCGCTGTCGCCGCATCAGGTGATCCAGACCTTGAGGCTCGACCGCGCGGCGGCCATGATCGCCGGCACCGACATGGCGCTCATCGATGTGGCGCTCGATTGCGGCTATGCCAATTACGGGCACTTCGTGAAGGTGTTCCAGGCGCGCTTCGCCATGCCGCCCTCCGTCTACCGGCGCACGGCGGCGGAGCGGGCACCGCTCGCGCTCGCCTGA
- a CDS encoding pyridoxal-phosphate-dependent aminotransferase family protein, whose translation MVRAGREFLHTPGPTPIPDRVLNAMHRQALDLSDPRLEEISYSCMADLKEVFRTRAHVFLYACNGHGGWEAALANICAPGDTVLVPETGQFSNGWARLARHLDLEPVVVPGDWRHAIDPQSVEDSLRKDADHRIKAVLAVQTDTATGITSDIAAIREAMDAARHPALLAVDTIASLGTTPFDMDGWGVDVAIAASQKALMCPPGLAFVAANERALLTARDTPRARSYWDWDMRLDGEFYQNFAGTAPEHHIFALREALNMIAEQGLDAVFRRHERLARATHRAVEAWSEGGALSFNAVIADERARSVTTILCDEGRALRTHARERLGVALGGGLGKLEGKAFRIGHMGDVNEPMILGCLSTVELAMTEIGIPHGSGVRAAIDALAQDRAVAQGEDRDHAEPVPQD comes from the coding sequence ATGGTTCGAGCAGGTCGCGAGTTTCTCCACACGCCCGGGCCGACGCCCATTCCCGACCGCGTGCTGAACGCCATGCACCGCCAGGCGCTCGATCTCTCCGATCCCCGCCTGGAGGAGATCAGCTATTCCTGCATGGCCGATCTCAAGGAGGTGTTCCGCACCCGTGCCCACGTCTTCCTCTATGCCTGCAACGGGCATGGCGGATGGGAGGCCGCGCTCGCCAATATCTGCGCGCCGGGCGATACGGTGCTCGTGCCGGAGACGGGGCAGTTCTCCAATGGCTGGGCGCGGCTGGCGCGCCATCTGGATCTGGAGCCCGTCGTCGTGCCCGGAGACTGGCGCCACGCCATCGATCCCCAGAGCGTGGAGGACAGCCTGCGCAAGGATGCCGACCATCGCATCAAGGCGGTGCTGGCGGTCCAGACCGACACGGCGACGGGCATCACCAGCGACATCGCGGCCATCCGCGAGGCCATGGATGCGGCCCGCCATCCCGCCCTTCTCGCCGTCGACACCATCGCCTCGCTGGGCACAACGCCGTTCGACATGGACGGCTGGGGCGTCGACGTGGCGATCGCGGCCTCGCAGAAGGCGCTGATGTGCCCGCCGGGTCTGGCCTTCGTCGCGGCCAACGAGCGCGCGCTCCTGACGGCCCGCGACACGCCGCGCGCGCGCAGCTACTGGGACTGGGACATGCGGCTCGACGGCGAGTTCTACCAGAACTTCGCCGGCACCGCGCCGGAGCACCACATCTTCGCGCTGCGCGAGGCGCTGAACATGATCGCCGAGCAGGGGCTCGACGCCGTCTTCCGTCGCCACGAGCGGCTGGCGCGCGCGACGCACCGGGCGGTGGAGGCGTGGAGCGAGGGCGGCGCGCTGTCCTTCAACGCCGTCATTGCCGACGAGCGCGCCCGCTCCGTGACCACCATATTGTGCGACGAGGGCCGCGCGCTGCGGACCCATGCCCGCGAGCGGCTCGGCGTCGCGCTGGGCGGCGGGCTCGGCAAGCTGGAGGGCAAGGCGTTCCGGATCGGCCATATGGGCGATGTCAACGAGCCGATGATCCTCGGCTGCCTGTCCACCGTGGAGCTCGCCATGACCGAGATCGGGATCCCGCACGGGTCCGGCGTCCGCGCGGCCATCGACGCGCTGGCGCAGGACCGGGCGGTCGCGCAAGGCGAGGACAGGGACCATGCAGAGCCGGTTCCCCAGGACTGA
- a CDS encoding thermonuclease family protein, translating to MTDRRRGAGIRLAGHGAIALLAALAFCQAGRPARAADAECALSAQGEAEIAAVVDARTVRLADGRVLRLAGLLGPDQGAASPPKTGEPREALAGLLRGGRVLVFPNGSQADRRGRIGAHLFVRRDGRLVWVQAALAEAGLARVMPLATGACIRPLLALEARARAAGKGLWADTANRVRPAEPPGPLYPLAGSVQIVEGTVATVAPTRARTYLNFGEDWREDFTVAIPAGARGAFEGSAADPARLTGRRIRVRGWIELRNGPMIVATRPEQIELLDGPDDEADRR from the coding sequence ATGACCGACCGCCGCAGAGGCGCCGGCATCCGGCTAGCGGGACACGGCGCCATCGCGCTGCTGGCGGCGCTCGCCTTCTGCCAGGCCGGGCGGCCGGCCCGCGCCGCCGACGCTGAGTGCGCCCTGTCAGCGCAGGGCGAGGCGGAGATCGCCGCGGTCGTCGATGCCCGCACCGTGCGGCTGGCCGATGGCCGCGTCCTGCGGCTCGCCGGCCTTCTCGGGCCGGATCAGGGGGCCGCCTCGCCGCCGAAAACCGGGGAGCCCCGCGAGGCGCTGGCCGGCCTCCTGCGGGGCGGGCGCGTCCTCGTCTTCCCGAACGGATCGCAGGCCGACCGGCGCGGCCGTATCGGGGCCCATCTCTTCGTCCGGCGCGACGGCCGGCTGGTCTGGGTCCAGGCAGCGCTGGCGGAGGCGGGGCTTGCCCGCGTCATGCCGCTCGCGACGGGCGCCTGCATCCGTCCGCTCCTCGCGCTGGAGGCCCGGGCGCGCGCCGCCGGCAAGGGGCTGTGGGCGGACACGGCCAACAGGGTCCGGCCGGCCGAGCCTCCCGGGCCGCTCTATCCGCTCGCCGGGAGCGTCCAGATCGTGGAGGGCACGGTCGCCACCGTCGCCCCGACGCGGGCACGGACCTATCTCAATTTCGGCGAGGACTGGCGGGAGGACTTCACCGTCGCCATTCCCGCCGGCGCACGCGGCGCGTTCGAAGGCAGCGCGGCCGACCCCGCAAGGCTTACGGGGCGGCGGATCCGCGTGCGCGGCTGGATCGAGCTGCGCAACGGCCCGATGATCGTCGCGACCCGGCCCGAACAGATCGAGCTGCTCGACGGGCCCGATGACGAAGCGGACCGGCGTTAG
- a CDS encoding threonine/serine dehydratase: MTTIDRAAIERTFRQIAPHIRKTPVLEIGADEIGLRAGAALKLECLQHSGSFKARGAFANLLTADVPEAGVVAASGGNHGAAVAYAAMRLGIPAKIFVPSISSPAKIARIRAYKADLVVGGEAYADALAASEDWIAESGAMPVHAYDQEGTLLGQGTAGLEFEAQCPDLDTVLVAVGGGGLIGGIAAALGAGIRVVAVEPERCATLNAALAAGEPVDVAVSGLAADSLGARRSGSLMFPIAQEFVQRSLLVPDGAIADAQRWLWEHVRIAAEPGGATALAALLSGAYAPEPGERVGVLVCGANVPLETLAETVAGGDTSHRRENTAP, translated from the coding sequence ATGACGACCATCGACCGCGCCGCAATCGAGCGGACCTTCCGGCAGATCGCGCCCCATATCCGCAAGACCCCGGTCCTGGAGATCGGGGCCGACGAGATCGGGCTTCGTGCCGGCGCCGCCCTCAAGCTCGAATGCCTGCAGCATTCCGGGTCGTTCAAGGCGCGCGGCGCCTTCGCCAATCTCCTGACCGCGGACGTGCCGGAGGCCGGTGTCGTGGCCGCGTCGGGAGGCAATCACGGGGCGGCGGTCGCCTATGCGGCCATGAGGCTCGGCATTCCGGCGAAGATCTTCGTGCCTTCCATCTCCTCGCCCGCCAAGATCGCGCGCATTCGTGCCTACAAGGCCGATCTCGTCGTCGGCGGCGAGGCTTATGCCGACGCGCTGGCGGCAAGCGAGGACTGGATCGCGGAGAGCGGGGCGATGCCCGTCCATGCCTACGATCAGGAGGGCACGCTGCTCGGCCAGGGAACGGCGGGGCTGGAATTCGAGGCCCAGTGCCCCGATCTCGACACGGTGCTCGTGGCGGTCGGCGGCGGTGGGCTCATCGGCGGCATCGCCGCGGCGCTGGGCGCCGGCATCCGCGTCGTGGCGGTCGAGCCGGAGCGCTGTGCGACGCTCAATGCCGCGCTTGCCGCCGGCGAGCCGGTGGATGTGGCGGTGTCGGGGCTTGCCGCCGATTCGCTCGGCGCACGCCGATCCGGCTCGCTCATGTTCCCCATCGCGCAAGAGTTCGTGCAGCGCTCGCTTCTGGTGCCGGACGGGGCCATCGCGGACGCGCAGCGCTGGCTCTGGGAGCATGTGCGGATCGCGGCGGAGCCCGGCGGGGCGACGGCGCTCGCCGCGCTGCTCTCCGGCGCCTATGCGCCCGAGCCGGGCGAGCGGGTCGGCGTTCTCGTCTGCGGTGCGAATGTGCCGCTCGAGACGCTGGCGGAGACGGTCGCGGGCGGGGACACCTCGCATCGACGCGAGAACACCGCGCCCTAA
- the pdxY gene encoding pyridoxal kinase, with product MARILAISSQVVRGHVGNSAAVPVLQALGHEVMTVPTVVLTSHPGHGAFAGFPVETEALEAIFEVLAGHGWLDGLDAVMTGYFRSASQVCAAAGLVDRLKAGPTPPFVLIDPILGDLPDGLYVPEDVAATLRDRLLPSSDCITPNRFELGWLSGMPIEDAETAIAAAGRLGVACVLATSVPAGNDRLANLLVRAGRVLSAEVHRRAYVPQGTGDLIAALLLGHRLRALEERDAFTRAVAGVDETLNASIGHDELNLAGVLTRLRDVDGWPVSLVGGTAHP from the coding sequence ATGGCACGCATCCTCGCAATCTCCTCGCAGGTCGTCCGCGGCCATGTGGGCAACTCCGCGGCGGTGCCCGTGCTCCAGGCGCTCGGCCACGAGGTGATGACGGTGCCGACGGTGGTGCTCACCAGCCACCCCGGCCATGGTGCGTTCGCGGGCTTTCCCGTCGAGACCGAGGCGCTGGAGGCGATTTTCGAGGTGCTCGCCGGCCATGGCTGGCTCGACGGCCTCGATGCGGTCATGACGGGCTATTTCCGCTCCGCCAGCCAGGTCTGCGCGGCCGCCGGTCTCGTGGACCGGCTGAAGGCCGGCCCGACACCGCCCTTCGTCCTCATCGACCCGATCCTCGGCGATCTGCCGGACGGCCTCTATGTCCCCGAGGATGTCGCGGCCACCCTGCGCGACAGGCTGCTCCCCTCAAGCGACTGCATCACACCCAACCGGTTCGAGCTCGGCTGGCTCTCGGGGATGCCGATCGAGGACGCCGAGACCGCCATCGCGGCCGCCGGCCGCCTCGGCGTGGCCTGCGTGCTGGCGACCTCGGTTCCCGCGGGCAACGACCGGCTCGCCAATCTTCTTGTGCGGGCCGGCCGGGTGCTGTCGGCGGAGGTTCACCGCCGGGCCTATGTGCCGCAGGGCACGGGCGACCTCATCGCCGCCCTGCTCCTCGGCCACAGGCTGCGCGCGCTGGAGGAGCGCGACGCCTTCACCCGCGCCGTCGCCGGGGTCGACGAGACGCTCAATGCGAGCATCGGCCATGACGAGCTGAACCTTGCCGGCGTCCTCACGCGGCTGCGCGACGTGGACGGCTGGCCCGTCTCGCTCGTCGGCGGCACGGCACATCCGTGA
- a CDS encoding RidA family protein gives MHDEEKEAGARRDAPPAAHDRLRRFNTRDTYPDQALDNDLCQVVRARGTMVFVRGQVGQDLETAETVGAGDPAAQAEQAMRNVKALLEEAGSALEHICRVQIFITDRAHREPVYRVVGKWLKGVYPVSTGLIVQGLARPDWLMEIEVTAVIPEDGD, from the coding sequence CTGCACGACGAGGAGAAGGAGGCCGGCGCGCGCCGCGACGCCCCGCCCGCCGCGCATGACCGGCTGCGCAGGTTCAACACCCGCGACACCTATCCCGACCAGGCGCTCGACAACGACCTCTGCCAGGTGGTGCGCGCCCGCGGCACCATGGTCTTCGTGCGCGGCCAGGTGGGTCAGGATCTGGAGACCGCCGAGACCGTCGGCGCGGGCGATCCCGCCGCCCAGGCCGAACAGGCAATGCGCAATGTGAAGGCGCTCCTGGAGGAGGCGGGCTCCGCACTCGAGCATATCTGCCGGGTGCAGATCTTCATCACCGACCGGGCTCATCGCGAGCCCGTCTACCGGGTTGTCGGCAAGTGGCTCAAGGGGGTCTATCCGGTCTCCACCGGCCTGATCGTCCAGGGGCTCGCCCGGCCGGACTGGCTGATGGAGATCGAGGTCACCGCCGTCATTCCCGAAGACGGGGACTGA